One window of uncultured Erythrobacter sp. genomic DNA carries:
- a CDS encoding TraB/GumN family protein, protein MTRILRRFFAFPLLLALAGCGGSGGGGESASEEPPSPLLYEITDAQGGVEGWILGTIHALPDDTQWRNPAIDRVVREADILLVEVPGLDNRAAIAATFAELATTPDLGPLPPRVDPALHSDLREMIALSEATPERFNDTETWAAAILLAQVGAVGEPDNGVDRALIREFDGRPVRGFETPGEQLGIFDQLAEEDQRDLLEGTVREWTGSRDNPGWLTQAWLRGDLAVIEAATSEGIMADPELRAALLVDRNRRWMPVLLENLRAGAKPLVAVGTAHIVGPDGLPAMLEAEGYTVRRVE, encoded by the coding sequence GTGACACGCATTCTTCGCCGCTTCTTCGCTTTCCCGCTGCTTCTGGCTCTCGCCGGATGCGGCGGGAGTGGCGGGGGCGGTGAGAGTGCCAGCGAAGAACCGCCCTCCCCGCTGCTATACGAAATAACCGATGCGCAAGGGGGCGTCGAAGGGTGGATACTCGGCACCATCCATGCGCTTCCCGATGACACGCAGTGGCGAAATCCCGCGATTGATCGGGTCGTGCGCGAGGCCGATATCCTGCTGGTCGAAGTGCCCGGCCTCGACAATCGCGCAGCGATAGCGGCGACCTTTGCAGAGCTTGCGACCACTCCCGATCTTGGTCCGCTTCCGCCCCGAGTTGATCCGGCGCTGCATTCCGACCTGAGAGAGATGATTGCGCTTTCGGAGGCTACTCCCGAACGCTTTAACGACACCGAGACATGGGCTGCAGCGATCCTGCTCGCGCAGGTTGGAGCCGTTGGGGAACCAGATAACGGGGTGGACCGGGCGCTCATCCGCGAGTTTGACGGACGCCCTGTGCGCGGGTTCGAGACACCGGGCGAGCAATTGGGCATATTCGACCAGCTTGCCGAGGAGGATCAGCGCGATCTGCTCGAGGGAACCGTGCGTGAATGGACTGGATCGCGCGACAATCCCGGATGGCTCACGCAGGCATGGCTACGCGGTGATCTGGCGGTGATCGAAGCCGCGACAAGCGAAGGGATCATGGCCGATCCGGAACTTCGCGCTGCACTGCTGGTGGACCGCAATCGGCGCTGGATGCCGGTGCTGCTGGAGAACTTGCGCGCTGGTGCCAAGCCGCTTGTGGCGGTCGGAACCGCGCACATAGTCGGCCCCGACGGGCTTCCGGCGATGCTGGAGGCTGAAGGATACACAGTCCGCCGCGTCGAATAG
- a CDS encoding MerR family DNA-binding transcriptional regulator: MATAPEHKTNTNDAQRRNGAHLDRPDKHEREQFSISDLTSEFGCTARALRFYEDEGLISPARVGLTRVYSKRDRARLAWIMRAKNVGFSLTEIREMIDLYDLDDGRVEQRRVTVEKCKAHIAKLKAQRADIDSSIKELTGFIEEIQQLDLG; this comes from the coding sequence ATGGCTACTGCACCCGAACACAAAACCAACACCAATGATGCGCAGCGCCGCAATGGCGCGCATCTCGACCGTCCCGACAAGCATGAGCGTGAGCAATTCTCGATCTCCGACCTCACTTCGGAATTCGGCTGCACGGCGCGCGCGCTGCGCTTCTACGAAGACGAGGGGTTGATCAGTCCGGCTCGCGTCGGTCTCACCCGCGTCTATTCCAAGCGTGACCGTGCGCGGCTTGCGTGGATCATGCGGGCCAAGAATGTCGGGTTCAGCCTGACCGAAATCCGCGAGATGATCGACCTTTATGACCTCGACGATGGCCGCGTTGAACAGCGTCGCGTCACGGTCGAAAAGTGCAAGGCGCACATCGCCAAGCTCAAGGCGCAGCGCGCGGATATCGATTCCTCGATCAAGGAACTCACCGGCTTTATCGAAGAGATCCAGCAGCTCGATCTCGGCTGA
- a CDS encoding helix-turn-helix transcriptional regulator, with translation MKNRLKVLRAERDWSQAELAMQLDVSRQAVNAIETGKHDPSLPLAFRIARLFGMSIEEIFNDTSASNGDSA, from the coding sequence ATGAAAAACCGCCTCAAAGTCCTGCGCGCCGAACGCGATTGGTCACAGGCAGAGCTTGCCATGCAGCTCGATGTATCGCGGCAGGCCGTGAACGCGATCGAGACCGGCAAACATGACCCTTCCCTTCCTCTCGCTTTTCGCATCGCCCGGCTTTTCGGGATGAGCATTGAGGAAATTTTCAACGACACCAGTGCCAGCAATGGAGACAGCGCATGA
- a CDS encoding TraB/GumN family protein encodes MKLRTLIATTAASLALLASTPALAEAHDDLEEELAQLPSGPEGPALWKVSDEDTTIYLFGTVHALDPSVVWYDAEIDAALSSADTIVTELRMDPDSEAAMQQLALENGVFTDGTTLRSLLDEEQTAAYEAGLASLGIPAPAFDRLEPWMAGLTLTMFPLLQQGYDLEAGVDKVILRKAGDATQDALETAEFQLGIFDSLPQDQQVEFLMAAVEGMGEVKDTLDAMVAEWVAGDADGLAAIMNEDLDDEAMAEALLYNRNANWAAWIDERLESTPGTVFIAVGAGHLAGERSVQDYLAERDIETTRVQ; translated from the coding sequence ATGAAATTACGCACCCTGATTGCCACCACAGCCGCATCGCTCGCGCTGCTTGCTTCCACTCCTGCTCTGGCAGAGGCGCATGATGATCTCGAAGAAGAGCTTGCGCAGCTGCCCAGCGGTCCTGAAGGCCCCGCCCTCTGGAAAGTCTCCGACGAGGACACCACGATCTATCTGTTCGGCACCGTCCACGCGCTCGACCCCAGCGTCGTGTGGTACGATGCGGAAATCGACGCGGCGTTGTCATCAGCCGATACGATCGTGACCGAGCTGCGCATGGACCCCGATAGCGAAGCGGCCATGCAACAGCTTGCGCTCGAGAACGGCGTTTTCACCGATGGCACGACTTTGCGCTCGCTCCTCGATGAGGAACAGACCGCTGCCTATGAGGCTGGCCTTGCGAGCCTCGGCATTCCGGCACCGGCTTTTGACCGGTTGGAGCCGTGGATGGCGGGACTAACGCTCACCATGTTCCCGCTTCTCCAACAGGGCTACGATCTGGAAGCTGGCGTGGACAAGGTGATCCTGCGCAAGGCGGGCGATGCCACACAAGACGCGCTCGAAACGGCCGAATTCCAGCTCGGCATCTTTGATAGCCTGCCGCAGGACCAACAGGTCGAGTTCCTGATGGCCGCGGTCGAAGGCATGGGCGAGGTCAAGGACACGCTCGACGCGATGGTCGCGGAATGGGTCGCCGGTGATGCCGACGGTCTGGCCGCAATCATGAACGAGGATCTCGACGACGAGGCGATGGCCGAGGCGTTGCTCTACAACCGCAACGCCAATTGGGCTGCATGGATCGACGAGCGGCTGGAAAGCACTCCGGGCACGGTTTTCATCGCAGTTGGCGCAGGCCATCTCGCCGGTGAGCGCAGCGTGCAGGATTACCTTGCCGAGCGCGATATCGAGACCACGCGCGTCCAGTAA
- the ppdK gene encoding pyruvate, phosphate dikinase, whose amino-acid sequence MTSTVYTFGGNAPHTDERQKDKTITGGKGANLAEMASIGLPVPPGFTITTEECVRYLSEGEAFSDALRGEVTQALAHIESAVGKRFGDAGDPLLVSVRSGARVSMPGMMDTVLNLGLNDATVEGLASTSGDERFAWDSYRRFIQMYSDVVLGLDHGLFEEALEIVKEDNGFYADTELSADDWKALVTEFKGIVESEQGKPFPQDVTEQLWGAIAAVFDSWDSDRAKVYRRLNDIPADWGTAVNVQAMVFGNMGETSATGVAFTRDPATGERAYYGEYLINAQGEDVVAGIRTPQYLTKAARENAGAKPLSMEEAMPEAYGELARVFDLLENHYRDMQDIEFTVERGKLWMLQTRSGKRTAKAALKMAVDMVGEELIDKREAVLRVDPMALDQLLHPTLDPEAARNVLTSGLPASPGAAAGKIVLDADTAEQWAGRGEKVILVRVETSPEDIHGMHAAQGILTARGGMTSHAAVVARGMGRPCVSGASAVSIDRQGRTLRIGAQELKEGDEITLDGANGQVMLGIVPTVEPELAGDFGTLMVWADELRRMRVRTNAETPADCKMARQFGAEGIGLCRTEHMFFDASRISAVRQMILAEDERGRRAALEQLLPEQRADFTAIFEVMTGLPCTIRLLDPPLHEFLPTRDEDFADLADATGLGVDHLKRRADELHEFNPMLGHRGCRLGITYPEIYEMQARAIFEAACDVQASSGAAPLPEIMVPLVATRRELAILRELVERVAEQVFEEKGARVDYLVGTMIELPRAALMAGEIAHEGAFFSFGTNDLTQTTLGVSRDDSARFLAPYVEKGIFARDPFVSLDIEGVGQLVELAAERGRATRGDIKLGICGEHGGDPASIAFCEKVGLDYVSASPYRVPIARLAAAQASMND is encoded by the coding sequence ATGACAAGCACAGTCTATACCTTCGGCGGCAACGCGCCCCACACGGATGAGCGCCAGAAGGACAAGACGATCACCGGCGGCAAGGGCGCGAACCTTGCCGAGATGGCCAGTATTGGCCTGCCGGTCCCCCCGGGCTTCACCATCACGACCGAGGAATGCGTGCGCTACCTCAGCGAAGGTGAAGCGTTCAGCGATGCCCTTCGCGGCGAAGTCACGCAGGCGCTTGCCCACATCGAAAGCGCAGTTGGCAAGCGCTTCGGCGATGCCGGCGATCCGCTGCTCGTCTCGGTCCGCTCGGGCGCGCGGGTGAGCATGCCGGGGATGATGGACACGGTCCTCAATCTCGGCCTCAACGATGCGACGGTTGAGGGGCTTGCGAGCACCAGCGGAGACGAGCGCTTCGCATGGGACAGCTACCGCCGCTTCATCCAGATGTACTCCGATGTGGTGCTCGGCCTCGATCACGGCCTGTTCGAAGAAGCGCTCGAAATCGTTAAGGAAGACAACGGCTTCTACGCCGATACCGAGCTGTCGGCAGATGACTGGAAGGCGCTCGTCACCGAATTCAAAGGCATCGTCGAGAGTGAGCAGGGCAAGCCGTTCCCGCAGGATGTGACCGAGCAGCTATGGGGCGCAATCGCGGCTGTGTTTGACAGCTGGGACAGCGACCGCGCCAAGGTCTATCGCCGCCTCAACGACATTCCCGCTGACTGGGGCACCGCAGTGAATGTGCAGGCGATGGTGTTCGGCAATATGGGTGAAACGAGCGCGACCGGCGTCGCCTTCACCCGCGACCCCGCGACCGGCGAGCGCGCCTATTACGGCGAGTATCTCATCAACGCGCAGGGCGAGGACGTGGTCGCCGGTATCCGCACCCCGCAATACCTGACCAAGGCCGCGCGCGAGAATGCTGGGGCCAAGCCGCTCTCGATGGAAGAGGCGATGCCCGAGGCTTACGGTGAGCTGGCGCGCGTGTTCGACCTGCTCGAGAACCACTACCGCGACATGCAGGACATCGAGTTCACCGTAGAGCGCGGCAAGCTGTGGATGCTCCAGACGCGCTCGGGCAAGCGCACGGCCAAGGCGGCGCTCAAGATGGCGGTCGACATGGTTGGCGAGGAGCTGATCGACAAGCGCGAGGCGGTGCTGCGGGTGGACCCGATGGCGCTCGACCAGCTGCTTCACCCGACGCTCGATCCGGAGGCTGCGCGCAATGTGCTGACCAGCGGCCTGCCAGCATCGCCGGGCGCAGCGGCGGGCAAGATCGTGCTCGACGCCGACACCGCAGAGCAATGGGCAGGGCGCGGCGAGAAGGTGATCCTGGTGCGGGTCGAAACCTCGCCAGAGGACATCCACGGCATGCACGCTGCGCAAGGCATCCTGACCGCACGCGGCGGGATGACGAGCCACGCAGCGGTGGTCGCACGCGGCATGGGACGCCCCTGCGTCTCGGGCGCGAGCGCGGTGTCGATTGACCGGCAGGGCCGCACTCTGCGGATCGGCGCTCAGGAGCTTAAAGAGGGTGACGAGATCACGCTCGACGGGGCGAACGGGCAAGTGATGCTGGGCATTGTGCCGACGGTTGAGCCGGAGCTGGCTGGCGACTTTGGCACGCTGATGGTGTGGGCCGATGAGCTGCGCCGGATGCGTGTGCGCACCAATGCCGAGACGCCCGCCGACTGCAAGATGGCGCGGCAGTTCGGGGCGGAAGGGATCGGCCTTTGCCGGACCGAGCACATGTTCTTCGACGCTTCGCGGATCAGTGCGGTGCGCCAGATGATCCTCGCGGAAGACGAGCGCGGACGGCGCGCGGCGCTGGAGCAGCTGCTGCCCGAACAGCGCGCGGACTTCACTGCGATCTTTGAAGTGATGACGGGTCTGCCGTGCACGATCCGCCTGCTCGATCCGCCATTGCACGAGTTCCTGCCGACGCGCGATGAGGACTTTGCCGACCTCGCAGACGCGACGGGGCTGGGGGTGGACCACCTCAAGCGGCGCGCGGACGAGCTGCACGAATTCAACCCGATGTTGGGCCATCGCGGCTGCCGTCTGGGGATCACCTACCCTGAAATCTACGAGATGCAGGCGCGCGCGATCTTCGAAGCGGCTTGCGATGTGCAAGCATCCTCAGGCGCGGCGCCGCTGCCCGAGATCATGGTCCCGCTGGTGGCGACACGGCGCGAGCTGGCGATCCTGCGCGAGCTGGTCGAGCGGGTGGCCGAGCAAGTCTTTGAAGAGAAGGGCGCGCGGGTCGACTACCTAGTCGGTACGATGATCGAACTGCCGCGTGCGGCTCTGATGGCGGGCGAGATCGCGCATGAAGGCGCGTTCTTCAGCTTTGGCACCAACGATCTGACGCAGACGACCCTGGGCGTGAGCCGCGACGATTCCGCGCGCTTCCTCGCGCCTTACGTGGAGAAGGGCATCTTCGCGCGCGATCCGTTTGTCAGCCTCGATATCGAAGGGGTCGGTCAGCTAGTCGAGCTTGCGGCAGAGCGGGGCAGGGCAACGCGGGGCGACATCAAGCTGGGGATCTGCGGCGAGCATGGCGGCGATCCGGCGAGCATTGCGTTCTGCGAGAAGGTGGGCTTGGACTACGTCAGCGCTTCGCCTTACCGCGTGCCGATTGCGAGGCTCGCAGCGGCGCAGGCTTCGATGAATGACTGA
- the hisI gene encoding phosphoribosyl-AMP cyclohydrolase translates to MSERAPLSTAQREQGSIFAPKFDSVGLLSAVVVDVTSRDVLVVAFMNEEALRLTRETGKVHFWSRSRQSLWLKGETSGNFLEVQEIRVDCDQDALVILAKPAGPTCHTGETSCFYRKLEPDADDAVALVKVKT, encoded by the coding sequence TTGTCCGAACGCGCGCCACTCTCGACCGCCCAGCGCGAACAAGGTTCGATCTTTGCGCCCAAGTTCGATTCGGTCGGACTGCTGAGCGCCGTGGTCGTCGATGTGACTTCGCGCGATGTGCTGGTCGTGGCCTTCATGAATGAAGAGGCTCTGCGGCTGACCCGCGAGACAGGGAAGGTCCATTTCTGGTCACGTTCGCGGCAGAGCCTGTGGTTGAAGGGGGAGACTTCGGGCAATTTCCTGGAAGTCCAGGAAATCCGTGTCGATTGCGATCAGGATGCGTTGGTTATCCTTGCTAAACCGGCGGGGCCGACCTGCCATACAGGAGAGACGAGCTGCTTCTACCGCAAGCTGGAGCCAGATGCCGACGACGCGGTTGCTCTCGTAAAGGTCAAGACTTGA
- the glyS gene encoding glycine--tRNA ligase subunit beta — MADFLLELRCEEIPARMQKGARGELEKLFRREMDAAGVKAGELTIWSTPRRLALIARGLPTETEAVREEAKGPPVGAPDQAVDGFCRKNGVSRDQLEEREVKGRATYIAVIEKPGQAVADLLAAAIPAIIRDFAWPKSMRWGEASISSESTRWVRPLSGIIALLDGEVVPCVTDGLATGRTTLGHRFHSRDEIEVSGADDYAAKLRDAYVIVDHEERQNIVREGARKAAEAAGLSLVEDEGLVVENAGLTEWSVPLLGRFDEDFLDVPPEVIQLTARVNQKYFVCTRPPAQAGASNDNRQPPEVPASAGTRTLANAFVCTSNIASHDPAVVVDGNRKVLAARLADARFFWELDQKKTLAEHAKGLERITFHEKLGTVADKVDRVAKLAAWLVFDAKEPNGDHQLTRQAAELSKADLVTEMVGEFPELQGLMGGYYAAREGLPVEVSDAIRDHYKPVGQSDEVPTAPTTVAVSLADKLDNLLSFFKIGILPTGSKDPFALRRAALGYIRLIQANGLRLSLDEVVHAWDSRPNAALAEKLAVFLLDRLGVQLRDEGVRHDFIAASRDWSGNVDTRIDRVEARARALTSFVANEDGTNLLAGYKRAANILKKEEWQAPENLDGKSLSYTPETAEKALIDALADAAPKAAAAVAEERFEDAMSALASLRAPIDAFFEDVTVNDDDPAKREARLNLLASFTRAVGNVADFSRIEG, encoded by the coding sequence ATGGCTGATTTCCTCCTCGAACTGCGCTGCGAAGAAATCCCCGCGCGGATGCAGAAGGGTGCGCGCGGCGAACTGGAAAAGCTGTTCCGCCGCGAGATGGACGCTGCCGGCGTCAAAGCGGGCGAGCTGACAATCTGGTCCACCCCGCGCCGCCTTGCGCTGATCGCGCGCGGATTGCCGACCGAGACCGAGGCTGTGCGCGAAGAAGCCAAAGGTCCTCCGGTGGGCGCTCCCGATCAGGCGGTGGACGGGTTCTGCCGCAAGAACGGCGTCTCGCGCGACCAGCTGGAAGAGCGCGAAGTCAAGGGCCGCGCTACATACATTGCCGTGATCGAAAAGCCGGGTCAGGCCGTTGCCGACCTGCTCGCCGCAGCGATCCCGGCGATCATCCGCGATTTCGCATGGCCCAAGAGCATGCGCTGGGGCGAGGCGTCGATCAGCAGCGAAAGCACGCGCTGGGTGCGCCCGCTCTCCGGCATTATCGCGCTGCTCGATGGCGAGGTTGTGCCATGTGTCACTGACGGGCTAGCTACTGGCCGCACAACGCTCGGGCACCGGTTCCATTCGCGCGATGAAATAGAGGTCAGCGGCGCGGATGACTACGCCGCGAAGCTGCGCGACGCCTATGTCATCGTCGACCACGAAGAACGGCAGAACATTGTGCGCGAAGGCGCTCGCAAAGCCGCCGAAGCAGCCGGGCTAAGCCTGGTCGAAGACGAAGGGCTGGTGGTCGAGAATGCGGGCCTGACCGAATGGTCGGTGCCGCTGCTCGGGCGCTTTGACGAGGACTTCCTCGACGTGCCGCCCGAAGTCATCCAGCTGACCGCACGGGTGAACCAGAAATACTTTGTGTGCACTCGACCCCCAGCGCAGGCTGGGGCCTCCAACGACAATCGCCAACCTCCCGAGGTCCCTGCCTCCGCAGGGACTCGCACATTGGCCAACGCCTTCGTCTGCACCTCCAATATCGCCTCGCACGATCCCGCAGTGGTGGTCGACGGCAACCGCAAAGTGCTCGCCGCAAGACTGGCCGATGCGCGCTTCTTCTGGGAATTGGACCAGAAGAAGACGCTCGCAGAGCATGCCAAGGGGCTGGAGCGGATCACGTTCCACGAAAAGCTCGGCACAGTCGCGGATAAGGTCGATCGAGTGGCGAAGCTGGCCGCGTGGCTCGTCTTCGATGCGAAGGAGCCCAATGGCGATCACCAGTTGACTCGGCAGGCGGCCGAGCTCTCTAAGGCCGACCTCGTCACCGAAATGGTTGGTGAGTTTCCCGAACTGCAGGGACTGATGGGTGGCTATTACGCCGCACGGGAAGGGTTGCCGGTAGAGGTGTCCGACGCCATCCGCGATCACTACAAACCTGTGGGTCAGTCGGATGAAGTACCAACTGCGCCCACAACGGTTGCGGTCAGCCTCGCCGACAAACTCGACAATCTGCTAAGCTTTTTCAAGATCGGTATTCTGCCGACAGGCTCGAAGGATCCCTTCGCACTGCGCCGCGCAGCGCTTGGCTATATTCGACTGATTCAGGCCAATGGCTTGCGACTTTCGCTCGATGAAGTCGTCCATGCTTGGGATAGCCGGCCCAATGCTGCGTTGGCCGAGAAGCTCGCGGTGTTCCTCCTCGATCGTCTTGGCGTGCAACTGCGCGATGAAGGTGTTCGCCATGACTTCATCGCTGCGTCACGCGATTGGTCGGGTAATGTCGATACGCGGATTGACCGGGTCGAGGCGCGGGCTAGGGCGCTCACGAGCTTCGTCGCAAACGAAGATGGCACCAACCTGCTCGCAGGCTACAAGCGCGCGGCCAATATCCTCAAGAAAGAGGAGTGGCAGGCTCCCGAGAACCTCGATGGTAAATCGCTTTCCTACACGCCCGAAACGGCCGAAAAAGCTCTGATTGATGCGCTTGCCGATGCGGCGCCGAAGGCGGCTGCTGCGGTGGCGGAAGAGCGCTTTGAAGATGCGATGTCGGCGCTTGCGAGTTTGCGCGCGCCCATCGACGCCTTTTTCGAGGATGTGACGGTCAATGATGACGATCCAGCCAAGCGCGAGGCCCGCCTCAACCTTCTCGCCAGCTTTACGCGCGCGGTCGGCAATGTCGCCGATTTCAGCCGGATCGAAGGCTAG
- a CDS encoding ComF family protein yields the protein MGWGSQLIASLKEGLRPVADLVYPPRCVSCGGAIAAQGALCAECWGELEFPGEPACKQCQRPMGSAAAAKSGTCYVCAGDPPRHSGIIAATLYNDASRKLILTYKHGGKIALAPLLARLMAARIDAPEGEGALLIPVPLHRWRIWSRGFNQAALLAREIAKAGKGELLVDGLLRAKRTPSLGGLGREERETALAGAIIVRPSRASQIAGRNVILVDDVLTSGATSDACISALLDAGAASVKVACFARVVDGRGLGGGKSGVPKSETPEAITAPGAT from the coding sequence ATGGGATGGGGGTCGCAACTTATCGCCAGCTTGAAAGAGGGGCTGAGGCCGGTCGCCGACCTGGTCTATCCGCCGCGCTGCGTCTCTTGCGGAGGAGCAATTGCTGCGCAGGGCGCGCTGTGTGCGGAATGTTGGGGCGAGCTGGAGTTTCCGGGAGAACCTGCCTGCAAGCAATGCCAGCGTCCAATGGGAAGCGCTGCGGCGGCGAAGTCGGGGACCTGCTATGTCTGTGCTGGCGATCCTCCGCGCCATTCGGGGATCATCGCCGCGACGCTCTATAACGATGCGTCGCGCAAGCTCATCCTGACCTACAAACACGGCGGCAAGATTGCGCTCGCTCCTTTGCTAGCACGTTTGATGGCAGCGCGGATTGATGCGCCGGAGGGTGAGGGTGCGCTGCTAATTCCCGTCCCGCTCCACCGCTGGCGCATCTGGAGCCGCGGCTTCAATCAGGCAGCGCTGCTGGCGCGCGAGATCGCGAAGGCTGGGAAGGGCGAGTTGCTGGTCGATGGCCTTCTGCGTGCAAAACGGACGCCAAGCCTTGGCGGATTGGGGCGTGAGGAGCGCGAGACTGCGCTTGCAGGAGCAATCATTGTGCGGCCTTCGCGCGCGAGCCAAATTGCAGGGCGCAATGTCATCCTCGTCGACGACGTCCTAACCAGCGGCGCGACCAGCGATGCCTGTATCAGCGCTCTGCTCGATGCAGGCGCGGCTTCGGTAAAGGTCGCGTGTTTCGCGCGGGTTGTGGACGGGCGGGGTTTGGGCGGCGGGAAATCCGGCGTTCCAAAAAGCGAAACGCCCGAGGCCATTACAGCCCCGGGCGCCACGTGA
- a CDS encoding glycine--tRNA ligase subunit alpha — protein MILTLHDFWAANGCVILQPYDMRMGAGTFHTATTLRALGPEPWNAAFVQPCRRPTDGRYGENPNRLQHYYQYQVILKPSPSDIQELYLDSLKAIGIDPLRHDIRFVEDDWESPTLGAWGLGWEVWCDGMEVTQFTYFQQMGGFDCKPVAGELTYGLERLAMYIQGVDSVYDLNFNGRGVSYGEVFLENEKQMSKWNFEVADTDALFDLFTKAEAECQNALANDVPIAAYEQAVEASHVFNLLQARGVISVQERASYMGRVRDLARGSCEKFAKLNEEKWARDYPEWSLV, from the coding sequence ATGATCCTGACGTTGCACGATTTCTGGGCAGCGAATGGATGCGTGATCCTGCAACCCTATGACATGCGCATGGGGGCGGGGACGTTTCACACCGCGACGACCCTGCGCGCGCTCGGTCCGGAGCCTTGGAACGCGGCTTTTGTCCAGCCATGCCGCCGCCCGACCGACGGGCGCTATGGCGAAAACCCCAACCGGCTCCAGCATTATTACCAGTATCAGGTGATCCTGAAGCCTTCGCCGTCCGACATTCAGGAACTGTATCTCGACAGCCTCAAAGCCATCGGGATCGACCCGCTGCGCCACGATATCCGCTTTGTCGAAGACGACTGGGAAAGCCCGACGCTCGGCGCGTGGGGGCTGGGCTGGGAGGTCTGGTGCGACGGGATGGAAGTCACCCAGTTCACCTATTTCCAGCAAATGGGCGGCTTTGACTGCAAGCCGGTCGCGGGCGAGCTCACATACGGGCTCGAGCGGCTGGCCATGTATATCCAGGGCGTCGACAGCGTGTACGACCTCAACTTCAACGGTCGCGGCGTTTCGTATGGCGAGGTCTTCCTCGAAAACGAAAAGCAGATGTCCAAGTGGAATTTCGAAGTCGCCGACACCGACGCCCTGTTCGACCTGTTCACCAAGGCTGAGGCCGAGTGCCAGAACGCGCTCGCCAATGACGTGCCGATCGCCGCATACGAACAGGCGGTCGAGGCGAGCCACGTCTTCAACCTGCTGCAAGCGCGAGGCGTCATCAGCGTGCAGGAACGCGCCAGCTATATGGGCCGGGTGCGCGATCTGGCGCGCGGCTCTTGCGAGAAATTCGCCAAGCTCAACGAAGAGAAATGGGCGCGGGACTATCCGGAATGGAGTCTCGTCTGA
- a CDS encoding methyltransferase domain-containing protein has translation MTQTKVPRIFDRRQAAAKWSRAHDRQRLHGGATYLADTMAADILERLDFMRFEADRVLVVGDAAGKLTKPLVDRGASGNIGRLGQFDEEKPGTPASFDLVVHLLGLGMVNDLPGALIHARNVLADGGLFFAAFPGAGSMPVLRQLALEADGERPAARMHPLVDNRAGTALLERAGFARQVVDSYPIRVRYPSLERMIGDLRDHGLTSSLTSAAPPLTRAGWSKAEALFDSLREEDGKVVETFEVLTLTGWR, from the coding sequence ATGACCCAGACCAAAGTCCCCCGCATCTTTGACCGCAGGCAAGCCGCCGCAAAGTGGTCGCGTGCGCATGATCGTCAGCGGCTCCATGGCGGGGCGACCTATCTGGCGGACACCATGGCGGCTGACATTCTGGAGCGGCTCGACTTCATGCGCTTCGAGGCTGACAGAGTGCTCGTGGTTGGCGATGCGGCGGGCAAGCTGACCAAGCCGCTTGTCGATCGCGGGGCGAGCGGCAATATCGGACGCCTCGGACAGTTTGACGAGGAGAAGCCGGGCACGCCTGCCAGCTTCGATCTGGTCGTGCACTTGCTCGGCCTTGGCATGGTCAACGATCTGCCCGGCGCGCTGATCCACGCGCGCAATGTGCTGGCCGATGGCGGGTTGTTCTTCGCCGCTTTTCCCGGTGCGGGTTCGATGCCAGTGCTGCGCCAACTCGCGCTGGAGGCGGATGGTGAGCGGCCCGCTGCCCGCATGCATCCGCTGGTCGATAACCGCGCAGGCACTGCACTGCTCGAACGCGCCGGCTTTGCGCGGCAGGTGGTCGACTCCTACCCGATACGAGTGCGCTATCCCTCGCTGGAGCGGATGATCGGCGACCTGCGCGACCACGGCCTGACCAGCTCCCTCACAAGCGCCGCGCCCCCGCTCACCCGCGCCGGGTGGTCGAAGGCCGAGGCGCTGTTTGACAGTCTGCGCGAAGAAGACGGCAAGGTCGTTGAGACCTTCGAGGTGCTCACCCTGACGGGCTGGCGCTAA